CCGCTGCGATTTTCGCTGTGTTTACTGCATGTCCGAGAACATGACATTTCTGCCGAAGAAAGAGCTTCTGACGCTGGAAGAGCTGGACCGGCTGTGTTCGACCTTTATCGGTCTGGGAATCGAAAAGCTGCGGATCACCGGCGGCGAGCCGCTGGTCCGTCGCGGGATCATGCAGTTTTTCGACAACATGAAACGGCATCTGGACGCGGGCACGCTGAAAGAGCTGACGCTGACGACAAACGGCAGCCAGTTGGAGAAATACGCAACCGCGCTCTACAGCGCCGGTGTGCGGCGGGTGAATATCTCGCTCGACACGCTGGACGAGGCGAAATTCGCCGAAGTGACCCGGTGGGGACGTCTGGCGCAGGTGTTGCGCGGGATCGACGCGGCACAGGCTGCGGGCCTGCGGGTCAAGATCAATGCCGTGGCGCTCAAGGGGTTCAACGAGCCGGAACTGGCGAAGATTACCGAATGGTGCGCCGAGCGCGACATGGACCTGACGTGGATCGAGGTCATGCCGATGGGCGACATCGGCAACGAGGACCGGCTGGGCCAGTACTGGTCGCTGCGCGACGTGCGCGCCGAATATGCCAAGCACTACACGGTGACCGATCTGGCCGAACGCACGGGCGGGCCCGCGCGCTACGTTCGGCTGGAGGAGACGGGCCAGAAAATCGGCTTCATCACGCCTCTCAGCCATAATTTCTGCGAAAGCTGCAACCGCGTGCGGATCACCTGCACCGGAGAGATCTACCTGTGCCTCGGTCAGGAAGACAGCGCCGACCTGCGCGCCCCCCTGCGCGCGCATCCCGGTGACGACCGCCCGCTGGAAGACGCGATCCGCGCGGCCATCAACCTCAAACCGCGCGGCCACGATTTCGACTATTCCCGCCAGACGCTGGATGGGCAGATGCCGCGCCACATGAGCCACACCGGCGGCTGATCCGCAATGCGCGCGCCTCTGGCCTACCGCGCCTATGTGGTCCTGTCGGTCATCCTGTTGCCCTTCGCCGCGTGGATCGTCACGCGCAAGCTGCGCCGCGCGGGCGTATCCGCCTTGCGGGCCCATGAACGGCTGGGCAACGCCAGCGTGCAGCGGCCCGGGGGCACGCTGATCTGGTTTCACGCGGCATCGGTCGGCGAAAGCCTGTCGGTGCTGGCGCTGATCACCCGCATGAGCGTTCTTCTACCCGGCGCGCAGTTCCTGATCACCTCCGGCACGGCGACCTCGGCCAAGCTGATTGCCGACAGGATGCCACCGCGCGCTGTCCACCAATACGCGCCGCTGGACGCACCGGGGCCGCTGAAGCGGTTCCTGAAACACTGGAGGCCCGACGCGGCGGTTTTCGTTGAATCCGAACTCTGGCCACAGATGCTGCGTCGCACCCGCGCCACCGGTGCCACCATGGCGCTCGTCAACGCGCGTCTGTCGGACCGCTCTGTCGCATCCTGGGCCAAGCGCGGCGCGCTTGCGGCGCATGTTCTGGATGTCTTCGACCTGATCCTGACCCAGAACGACGCCATGGCCGAGGCGATGGTACGGATGCATGCGCCCGCCGGTCGGGTCGCGCGGGGCCAGAACCTCAAGAGCTTTGCCGGGCCCCTGCCCACGGACGACGACACCCTGTTCGAGGCGCGCGCGGCGTTGGGCCACCGCCCCGTCTGGGTCGCCGCCTCCACCCACTCCGGCGAAGAAGAGACCGTGCTGGCCGCCCATAAGCTGGTGATGAAAGACCACCCCACCGCGCATCTGATCCTTGTGCCGCGCCACCCCGAGCGGGGCACCGAAGTGCTGCAACGGATCGCGGACGCGGGCCTTGCCGCTACCCGCCGCACGCGCGGCGACACGCCGGGCGGTGCGGTGTATCTCGCCGATACGCTGGGCGAGCTGGGCAATTGGTTCGCGCTGACGGATGT
Above is a genomic segment from Sulfitobacter sp. HNIBRBA3233 containing:
- the moaA gene encoding GTP 3',8-cyclase MoaA, with the translated sequence MNAPLIDPFARAITYLRVSVTDRCDFRCVYCMSENMTFLPKKELLTLEELDRLCSTFIGLGIEKLRITGGEPLVRRGIMQFFDNMKRHLDAGTLKELTLTTNGSQLEKYATALYSAGVRRVNISLDTLDEAKFAEVTRWGRLAQVLRGIDAAQAAGLRVKINAVALKGFNEPELAKITEWCAERDMDLTWIEVMPMGDIGNEDRLGQYWSLRDVRAEYAKHYTVTDLAERTGGPARYVRLEETGQKIGFITPLSHNFCESCNRVRITCTGEIYLCLGQEDSADLRAPLRAHPGDDRPLEDAIRAAINLKPRGHDFDYSRQTLDGQMPRHMSHTGG
- a CDS encoding 3-deoxy-D-manno-octulosonic acid transferase gives rise to the protein MRAPLAYRAYVVLSVILLPFAAWIVTRKLRRAGVSALRAHERLGNASVQRPGGTLIWFHAASVGESLSVLALITRMSVLLPGAQFLITSGTATSAKLIADRMPPRAVHQYAPLDAPGPLKRFLKHWRPDAAVFVESELWPQMLRRTRATGATMALVNARLSDRSVASWAKRGALAAHVLDVFDLILTQNDAMAEAMVRMHAPAGRVARGQNLKSFAGPLPTDDDTLFEARAALGHRPVWVAASTHSGEEETVLAAHKLVMKDHPTAHLILVPRHPERGTEVLQRIADAGLAATRRTRGDTPGGAVYLADTLGELGNWFALTDVVFLGGSLRPIGGHNPFEVAQSGATVLSGNHVFNFAETFAAMEAAGAARLVADAQDLGQQVATLLSDDAARARACTAAEGFAKAETGKLDTIAGRLIKALELDHG